One genomic segment of Penaeus chinensis breed Huanghai No. 1 chromosome 24, ASM1920278v2, whole genome shotgun sequence includes these proteins:
- the LOC125037828 gene encoding uncharacterized protein LOC125037828 codes for MDLAVLKQEAADLGLTDPRDIAKYVQDQHRDLRAERREREDREREFAAAEAIREHEIRMAELNFKHKIEVLKATPPTPVAPPKTKLPMFPDDADQVEAYFLVFERVAADHGWDEKTMFLQLVTRLQGHSLDVYHRTEIEGNLTYSELKEALLSAYAISLEQARCRFQEAHLDERETCKLFIIRLSHLFKTWHRRSNLPDTKEGILELILVTQLLASLPKGLRAQLRMNKVTSLAETADIADGWFSAYGYNYRVKKEGERKQESKKPAMRSVGDRRESKSPETAKAQPGEHKHQPFNMPRKGGEKKPFYQSGHLATVNSVPEKEEPKVHLSGLALGHHVLCACSPLPLPSAASKRLSTAEGLVQGRRAIIMRDSGSTGCVVKKRYVKRKDYTGKTVRVTMIDGSQIVVREAKVFCQSPYFTGTVTAAVMDNPAFDFVLGNVPGAGLVPAKEVQTQTQVEGGKDAMTQTAEESEPTAQDVPLMSESPGVRDGPTISADIMDQTSAAVTTRAAARRSEISTRLANPQGLEALLKGEDIAEQQKNDATLSKLREYAEQRHVRLYKGIKMDFIWQNNRLYRRTTLPQGEVKLQFVVPAGCRQQVFKLGHHSLLGGHMGAAKTLARIQAIMFWPGMGAEILRLGRSCDICQKTTDKGRNTAAPLQPLPVISEPFSRVAVDIVGPISPCADDKSKYILTVVDFATRWPEAVALKNIEAATVAEALFDMFCRIGIPKEVLSDRGTQFTSGMMEETWKLLSVKGMRTTPYHPQGNGLCERFNGTLKKMLKRMAADQPREWPRLLAPLLFAYREAPQSSLRFSPFELVYGRPVRGPLQVLRELWDNTEDDPVITSSYQYVLDLSERLHSTCELAKEELLKSQVTQKSYYDRKAKFRTLDEGDQCLILLPTSTNKLLAQWSGPYTILKRVSDVNYIVGIGHEKKRFHINMIKKYYPRSSPVPQSSHATRQQEKSDNRRSVNVRRRCSSEKGIDNSKRFGCTATVIPEDSGFCQPLTPEADSREGPESIIINPKLEDHHKADLHEIIQKYPEIFSDQPRVAKVEEHRIVLRNKEPVRTKPYPIPLRYVDLVIKEIKKLEAMGIIEPSKSSYCSPIVVVKKKGGDIRICGDYRRVNAATHFEAEPMSDQRIIFSRLSASKYFTKLDLTKGFFQIPLHPESRKITAFKTPCGLYQYKVLPFGLTNSPSVFNRCMRQVLGDISGVEIFMDDVLVHTSTLAEHQKLLDVVFSKLSLHRMTLKPSKCEIAFTRTHFLGHTVGDGKCECQQEKLQKIRMAPRPVNQHQLRSFLGLVGYYRSFIKNFTQIALPLFNLLKKDCSIKLVWGAEQEKSFTTLKETLCSEPILRLPSKDKPFTLRTDASGEGVGAILLQEFDGILFPVAYHSRRLSKAECNYSTVERELLARSKTANARLMRWALYLQQFEFNIRYIRGTENVGADLLSRLVSGSSSDLEDSRAEMSRNPGPQLQYHEAEVGRILIPNEVLPRIKNFDSKGTEIPKGNYGNRNDSRAPKPDKLCTFKFYASRQQQNF; via the exons ATGGATTTAGCGGTATTGAAGCAGGAGGCTGCAGACCTGGGGTTGACTGATCCCCGTGATATTGCTAAGTATGTGCAGGACCAGCATCGAGACTTGCGGGCGGAGCGCAGAGAGCGGGAAGATCGCGAACGCGAGTTTGCGGCCGCCGAAGCGATACGGGAGCACGAAATTCGGATGGCGGAGCTAAATTTTAAGCATAAGATAGAAGTCCTTAAAGCTACGCCGCCCACGCCCGTGGCTCCTCCCAAAACGAAGTTGCCGATGTTTCCTGACGACGCAGACCAGGTCGAAGCTTATTTCCTCGTATTCGAAAGGGTCGCAGCCGATCACGGGTGGGACGAGAAGACGATGTTTCTGCAGCTCGTCACCCGCCTCCAGGGCCACAGCCTGGATGTTTATCACCGCACCGAAATCGAAGGTAATTTGACGTACAGCGAATTAAAGGAAGCTCTGCTGAGTGCTTACGCTATAAGCCTCGAGCAGGCCCGTTGCAGGTTCCAGGAAGCTCACCTTGACGAGCGGGAGACCTGCAAGCTTTTcatcattcgtctctctcatctctttaagACTTGGCATCGAAGGAGTAATTTACCTGACACCAAGGAAGGTATCCTGGAGCTCATTCTGGTTACGCAACTACTCGCTTCGCTGCCCAAGGGATTGCGAGCTCAGCTGAGAATGAACAAAGTTACTAGCCTGGCGGAGACCGCGGACATAGCGGATGGCTGGTTCTCTGCTTATGGCTACAACTatagggtgaagaaagagggcgaACGAAAGCAAGAGTCAAAGAAACCTGCTATGAGAAGCGTCGGTGATCGCAGGGAGTCAAAATCTCCTGAAACTGCAAAAGCACAGCCGGGAGAACACAAGCACCAGCCTTTCAATATGCCACGGAAAGGGGGTGAAAAGAAGCCGTTCTACCAGTCCGGTCACTTGGCTACCGTGAACAGTGTCCCGGAAAAGGAGGAGCCCAAGGTACATCTGTCTGGCCTGGCACTTGGCCACCATGTACTCTGTgcatgctctcctcttcccttgccttcagCAGCCAGCAAGAGATTGTCTACTGCAGAGGGCCTAGTCCAGGGCCGCAGAGCAATTATCATGCGAGACTCTGGCTCCACAGGATGTGTAGTTAAAAAAAGGTATGTAAAAAGAAAGGATTATACTGGCAAAACCGTTCGTGTTACAATGATTGATGGTTCACAAATAGTTGTCCGTGAGGCAAAGGTTTTCTGCCAGTCCCCTTATTTTACAGGCACTGTGACTGCTGCTGTTATGGATAACCCCGCCTTCGATTTTGTCCTGGGCAACGTGCCTGGAGCTGGCCTGGTCCCGGCGAAAGAGGTCCAGACGCAGACCCAGGTGGAAGGAGGCAAGGACGCGATGACACAAACTGCAGAGGAGAGTGAACCTACTGCACAAGATGTCCCCCTTATGTCAGAATCCCCTGGTGTTCGCGATGGACCAACCATATCTGCAGACATTATGGATCAGACCAGTGCTGCTGTCACTACGAGAGCTGCTGCACGTCGCTCTGAGATCAGTACACGACTGGCAAATCCACAAGGTCTGGAGGCACTACTAAAAGGCGAGGATATAGCTGAGCAGCAGAAAAATGATGCCACCCTCTCCAAACTACGTGAATATGCTGAGCAACGTCATGTTCGCCTCTACAAGGGAATAAAGATGGACTTTATATGGCAGAACAACAGACTTTACCGACGAACTACCTTGCCTCAGGGTGAGGTGAAGCTGCAGTTCGTTGTTCCAGCTGGATGTCGCCAACAAGTCTTCAAGTTGGGGCACCACTCGCTCCTCGGAGGTCACATGGGGGCAGCCAAAACTCTCGCCCGAATACAAGCCATTATGTTCTGGCCTGGAATGGGAGCTGAAATCTTAAGACTCGGCCGTTCCTGTGACATATGTCAGAAGACAACGGACAAGGGACGCAATACTGCAGCACCTCTACAGCCACTTCCTGTGATTTCGGAACCGTTCTCTCGCGTGGCTGTCGATATTGTGGGTCCCATTTCACCTTGTGCTGACGATAAATCGAAATACATCCTTACAGTCGTTGATTTTGCAACAAGATGGCCAGAAGCTGTTGCCCTGAAGAACATAGAAGCTGCCACGGTTGCAGAAGCTCTCTTCGATATGTTCTGCAGAATCGGCATACCCAAGGAAGTACTGAGCGACAGAGGTACACAGTTTACATCAGGCATGATGGAAGAGACCTGGAAGCTCCTTTCAGTAAAGGGCATGAGAACTACACCATACCACCCACAAGGAAATGGTCTTTGTGAGCGATTTAATGGCACACTAAAGAAGATGCTAAAACGTATGGCAGCAGACCAGCCGCGGGAATGGCCTCGTCTCTTGGCACCGCTGCTGTTTGCCTACAGAGAAGCCCCGCAAAGTTCCTTAAGATTCTCCCCATTTGAGTTGGTGTACGGTAGACCAGTAAGAGGCCCTTTGCAAGTTCTTAGGGAGCTGTGGGACAACACTGAGGATGACCCAGTAATCACCTCCTCTTATCAGTATGTTCTGGATCTGAGTGAACGCTTGCATTCTACGTGCGAACTCGCAAAAGAGGAGCTTTTGAAAAGCCAGGTCACTCAGAAGTCTTATTATGACAGGAAAGCCAAGTTTCGTACTCTTGATGAAGGAGATCAGTGCTTGATATTGCTACCTACGAGCACAAACAAGCTCCTAGCACAGTGGAGTGGACCTTATACTATTCTCAAACGAGTTTCAGACGTTAATTACATCGTAGGAATCGGCCACGAGAAGAAACGTTTCCAcataaacatgataaagaaatattatcCAAGGTCCTCCCCTGTACCTCAGTCTAGCCATGCAACTCGTCAACAAGAAAAGAGTGACAATCGACGTTCAGTCAATGTTCGACGACGCTGCTCTTCTGAGAAAGGTATTGATAACTCGAAAAGGTTTGGTTGTACGGCAACCGTAATACCTGAAGACTCTGGTTTCTGCCAGCCCTTGACTCCTGAGGCTGATTCGAGGGAAGGACCAGAGAGTATTATCATAAACCCGAAGCTAGAGGACCACCATAAGGCAGACCTCCATGAGATCATTCAGAAGTACCCTGAAATCTTCTCTGACCAACCCCGAGTTGCCAAGGTGGAAGAACATCGAATCGTCCTTCGTAATAAAGAGCCAGTGCGCACAAAGCCATATCCCATACCTCTGCGATATGTAGACTTGGTgatcaaagagataaagaaactggAAGCTATGGGCATTATTGAACCGTCCAAGAGTTCGTATTGTTCACCCATAGTTGTggttaagaagaaaggaggagacatcAGGATCTGCGGGGATTACCGTCGCGTTAACGCAGCTACTCATTTCGAGGCGGAACCAATGTCTGATCAACGCATTATCTTCTCACGTTTATCTGCctctaaatattttacaaaactgGACCTGACAAAAGGATTCTTCCAGATTCCTTTGCATCCAGAGAGCAGGAAGATAACAGCCTTCAAAACCCCCTGTGGACTGTATCAATACAAGGTGCTACCCTTTGGATTAACGAACTCCCCCTCAGTCTTCAATCGGTGCATGCGTCAAGTACTTGGAGATATTTCGGGAGTAGAAATTTTTATGGATGACGTACTCGTACATACATCGACTTTGGCTGAGCACCAGAAGCTTCTCGACGTAGTTTTCAGTAAATTATCTCTGCATCGAATGACCCTAAAGCCCAGCAAGTGTGAGATAGCCTTCACACGGACACACTTCCTTGGCCACACAGTTGGAGATGGCAAATGCGAGTGTCAGCAGGAGAAACTACAGAAGATTCGCATGGCACCGCGACCCGTTAATCAACACCAGCTTCGTTCTTTCCTCGGCCTCGTTGGGTATTATCGGAGCTTCATCAAAAACTTTACGCAGATTGCTCTTCCACTATTCAACCTCCTGAAGAAAGACTGCAGCATCAAGCTGGTGTGGGGTGCAGAGCAAGAGAAATCCTTCACTACACTAAAGGAAACCTTGTGCTCTGAACCTATTCTCCGACTTCCATCCAAAGATAAACCCTTTACTTTGCGGACGGATGCATCGGGAGAAGGTGTTGGAGCAATCCTTCTGCAAGAGTTTGATGGCATATTGTTCCCCGTAGCTTACCACAGCCGTAGACTCTCCAAAGCCGAATGCAATTATTCGACAGTTGAACGAGAGCTGTTAGCG cGATCTAAGACCGCCAACGCGCGCTTGATGCGCTGGGCGCTCTACCTTCAACAATTTGAGTTCAATATCCGCTACATAAGAGGAACTGAGAACGTAGGAGCTGATCTACTCTCAAGGCTGGTCAGCGGAAGCAGCAGTGACCTTGAGGACAGCCGAGCTGAAATGTCTCGCAACCCAGGACCTCAACTACAATATCATGAAGCGGAGGTGGGAAGAATCCTCATCCCTAATGAGGTGCTACCCAGAATAAAGAACTTTGATTCTAAAGGAA CTGAG ATTCCAAAGGGCAATTATGGGAATCGTAATGACTCCcgggctcccaaaccag ACAAGTTGTGTACATTCAAATTTTATGCTTCAAGGCAACAGCAGAATTTTTAA